From the genome of Oryza glaberrima chromosome 1, OglaRS2, whole genome shotgun sequence:
CATCGCGCAGATGCCGAAGCTGTTCGGCGACGCTTCGTCACGGCCGGTCGGTGGGAGGATCCTCGGAGTCCGGTGTAACCTCCGCTACGAGAAGGATGTCTTCTTCAAGGAGACCAGCACCACTATCAAGCTCAACATGCCAAAAAGTATGTCGTCTTCTCGTTGATTTCAATTCATATATGCACTAGCTCCTTGCATGAGCATGTCCTTGCAAGATTAACTACAGCAATTTAATCATATTTTCAGacaaccatgcatgcataattgcatatatatCACCTGATTAATGTATGTAATCTAATCCAATATATCTATAAAATTCGTCCCCACTAAATTTTAAGTGTTGTTAATATTCTCttctctaattaattaagtcaCATCATCTCAATTCATAGCTCTTGAATGATTAACTTATAgtctaaattatctttctcaTTTCTTCTCTTATAAAGTCATATCATATTTGTTTGCACACTTATCTCTTTTTCATCTAGCTAGTATCTTTTAATTGCACACTTACTTGCATCTAGAGGGACTGAGCACGATGCTGAAGATCGTCATATTTGGCGTGCCGTGCTTGGTACTGATCATATCCGTGGTGCTGCTCAGGCCTTACATCGTCAAGGAGATAAGAGGCGAGTTAACTAAAATTTCTTTGACTGTTGACCGATATGTTGTTTTCTTGCTCTctagttaatatatatatatacacaagatTATGGTCAATACTGTATTCTTCATTGTCACTTCATATTGATTTTTGCTTACAATTCTGTGGCAACGACAGAGTTATTGTTGCAGAGGGATCTAGTCATATTGGAAAGGGAAATCGTGAGTGAAAGCGATGAAAGATTTTCACTGTTCAAGTTTTCTAAGATAAAAGATGCCACGGACAATTTCTCCAGGGAAAATAAGCTAGGAGAAGGTGGATTTGGTCATGTTTACAAGGTAAATGCGTATTCTCTAAATATAGTATAAGTActtctgttctaaaatataacggATTTTAGTTATGCATTTAGAGTCTGGACAAATAATTGATCACCAATAATCCTCTGACATgcaactatataaatatatatctatGTTTCATCATCAGGGCCATTTGACTACGAACCAAGACATTGCAGTGAAAAGACTTGCCCCAAATTCTGCACAGGGATTCAAGGAGTTCAAAAACGAAATTAAACTCATAGCATGCCTTCAGCATAGGAATCTTGTTAGGCTCCTTGGGTGCTGCATCAAAAGCAAGGAGAGGATATTAGTCTATGAATATATGCCTAATGGAAGCTTGGATGGCCTAATTTTCGGTATGCCTCTAACCCTTCAGCAAGAAAGCACGTTTTATTAATTTTTCACTCGCACTAGCTACAAAGtaatatttgtatatattctcaaattattttggttcattaattaattgtatttACTATTGTGAAAAAATATGACAGGAGAGGAAGAAGTGAAACCGAACTGGCATGTGCGTCGGCACATAATTGAAGGGATAGCAGAAGGTCTACTCTATATACATGACTATGCACATGCATGTATAGTCCACAGAGACCTGAAACCTAGCAACATACTGCTAGATCATGAAATGAATCCCAAAATTTCAGATTTTGGTATTGCTAGGATTTGCCTCTCCAGTGTGACAGAATCAAATACGACAACAGCAATAGGAACATTGTAAGTATATCTACCCTTTAATTTTATGTGAGGCACTTCCCTATCATTTTAGGATTTGTAGTTTTGTAGCTCGCTAGTCTTCAATCTGCTGAGAAGTTTGTACTTACACATTAATGAACATTTTCCTTTGAAGCCATGATAGTATATATAGCTAGAATACTCACCATTGTTTTACAACATGTAGATTCCACATTAAATTTGTATATTTTAGTAcaaactagcatggtggtctACGCAGATTGCTCGgttagcatcattatattttctctcatataatagcatatatattttctcaatgtattattcaaatatattaaaatggcaacataattttaaattttgtactaactttacaaaactactaatgtgtaatatttatattctattttatatacgtattagttattaattatttttaatatcaaattttagttatttctaaattatattcctatatggactctagactcgtatttcaatatttcatttttttaattccgaattttcgttatctgtaaattgtatttctatataaactttaggctcttctttcaatattatttatttttaattctgaatttttattttttctaattatatttctatgtggactctaaagtCATccttcaatattctttaatttttaattttgaatttcagttacttttaaattgtattcatatattgactttagactcttcttcccatatttttttatttctaattttagttatttgtaaattgtatttttatacgaactctaaactttacttttaatattactagaaaaatacccgtgcTTTGTAACGGGTGAAGTTTATGTTAATCTTATTagtgttatatggtttagttaagatgaaattcactgtgggagtttgcttggatatatatatttttagaaaatcatgagctacggttaggagtccgatcgtctcaagttagcatgcgagcttttttaaacatatttcttatatgattccttatgtattaccaaaagtgaacgatttTAAAAACCGGCTCAAATacagatatgtatttccaaaagcaaacgaacttagaaaccgactcatacacggatgacgtaccaaaataccagaaaaaacatcttcaatttttacaaTATTAGagattatgtttattccgaattttagttagttttaaattcctatatggactctatactctacttctaatattccttagttttaattcctaatttctattatttcttaattatatttctatatggactctatactcttcttctaatatttttatttttaattctgaatatcagttatttataaattgtatttctatatggactttagtctcctcttccaatattccttattttttaattccgaatttcaactatttctaaattgtatttctatatggactctgtttttctttttctccgattaatatgagaatttctaagccatgagagcgaacgtggaggctcctttttctatttctttaataagttaatagattacACTAAGGTCGATCTTAAATCATCCCATAgagtaagtatatatatatatatatatatatatatatatatacacacacactcaAGAAGTGATATTTAGTACTACAAAATGCATGTGGAATACTAGGTAGAATTGACTAGTGTAAGGAATCTTCACCCCTCCTATTCTATAATCATGACAAATCCTTATCACTTGTCAAGATCTATGTGGACTTATTCAAACAAGTGATATACTCAGGTTAAATGACTAATTTTACCATTCTCGAGAAAATATTGGAAGGTATCACATTTTTAAGCGTAAAATTTAGTACCTACGGGTACTATACCTTGAGGAACCAaatttttagtataaaatttagatacaTTGACGTACTTTCTAAAGTACTGTAAAATTTCTTCAGGTTAAATAGGAATAACAGTTCTTTGAAAGCCCATAATTTACATGTATCCAACTAATAAAATATGTGCCAAAGAAATAAGGTAGACATACATTGACATACCCAGactagaaataaaataaattatctacCAAAATTGGGTCATATTGTCAATGAACATTGCTGGTATCAGAAAAACTGTGTCCATGAAGATAATCCTGGGTTCACGTCCGTTTGGTTTTGGTCAAATgaagttaaatttgatcttGAATTACCTTCTGTTGAAATGCATAAACGTCCTCGTCAGTCGTCTATCTCTAGTTTAGTTGTAAAGGGAATGTTCTACACCTAATGAGAAATTGAAAACGGAACCTGCAACTTGTtcatatactatttaaatttcaGTCTATCAGCAATAAATTGGATTGATCTGTTACAATCAGAGAACTTAAGAACACGGAAAGTTCAGTGCagatatttcttaattttaaatttgtaagaCCATGTGCACCAATACGAGTTGGAGTATTGAATTGAACTATTTGTTGATAGTTGCTCAAGCTAGTATCATTCCGTTAAcaccatatttttaaatttgtttagtGTGGACTCTGGAGAAACCGAATAATAATTTCCTTTGGAGTCACGTTGCTTTCGTCGTCGGGAGCATTTTCCGATTAATTTGGACAGCAAAAGCTACAAAATATCACTGCACACGATTGCTCAAATTACTGTGCATTACCTGTAGTTTTTTACACAATTATTTTGCATTAAAATCTGATGGACGCACATGAAACATTTCTTTTCAGTGGATACATCGCGCCCGAGTACTGCTCCCAAAATGTTTATTCAACAAAGTCTGATGTTTTTAGCTTTGGCATTTTGGTTCTTGAGATCATAAGTGGGAAAAGAGCCGTGGGTTCATACAAATTATCTGGAAGATCATACGAGCTCAGGAGATATGTGAGTGAAAATCTCCTAAAAACTCTGCATATTCATCCTTTCCTACTGAAGCTGCATGTATCACTGTTGCTCGTTTATGTTTACCCTCTGAAACTTTATATTGTTTAATATTTGCTAATAGGCTTGGCAACTTTGGAAAGAAGAGAGATGCGACGAGTTGGTGGATCCATCTTTGGGAGAAGATTACCAAGAAATGGACATTATTAGGTGCATTCAGGTGGCACTTCTGTGTGTCCAAGACAGTGCAGAGGACAGGCCAACGATGCACGATGTAACGACGATGCTAAGCAACGGAAACAGGAGGTTGCTCATGCCTGCACAACCAGGTTCATTCAACATAGATATTGGCGATCCAGAGGAGCTCTGATGATGAAACCAGACTGACAGATCGTCCAGACAAATCAAACGTGTTTAGCCGGACGAATTCGATGTAGACAAATTAAATCAAATTTAGATCAAGCTATATATAGGACAATTATTCATGTATAAAGTGTTGTGTTCGCCACCTGTTGGAACTAAACTGATTGCAGATTAATTTCCCATGCTCTTGGCTAATTTGTACAGATTGAAAATCAAACTGCTTTGCTGTATTTTCCAACTAGAGGATTCATGAACAACACAGCCCAGCTTGGTTTGTTGACATgaccattttcttctttttgttgaCTTAGAGCATCTCAAACAGTCTCTCCAAATCCCACTCTCCAAATATCTATTTAGCCAACTATTCATTTAATTTGACAAGTTAAATCCGTTAtttactccaacagcctctccattcaTCCTCTCTATTCTGAGTCTATAACAGCGGGACCCATATATCCGCTTTCTACATCACTTTCTTCCTCATTATCCTGCTCCCCCTCTTCCCCAAGCTCTTTTTGCTTGCGGCAGTGGTGCCcgcccgcggcgacggcggggcagcggtggcagcgcgtggcgacggcggggcggcggtggccgcgcgcggcgacgatggGGCGGCGGTGTTCGTGCCCGACGACGATGGGGCGACGGTGGCCGGgtgcgacgacgacggagcGTTCCTCCTAATGGCGACCCTACTACTTATTGCTCGTCTCCCCACTCGGCACCCCCCATCTCTCTTTGTGCCAAAGGTAATCCATCCATTCCATCCATCGAATCCTGCTTCTTTTTTGCTTGTGCCTTGTGTTGCAAAGCAGTCTTGGATTCCTTCTGTTCGCATTGCCATGAGAGTTCTAGTTCGATCCCCAACTAAGAGCGTtttgttttcgttttttatTCTGTTCGTTCGTTCTTTCGATCTGCAGATCCTACAAACTCGCCTCGCGAATAACGATGGCATCGTCGCTGCCGTCGTCTGACCCGTCCTTGGAGACcgcggaggaaggagaggaaagaCGTCGGCTCCCTGTGGATGGTGGCCGCGGCGCAAGGAGACGAGAGGATGTGGTGTGGTAGCGGAgctggagggagaggagaagctCGGGTAGAGGAGAGCTGGGGGATAGCCAGCCTAGGAGGCTGGCCAATATTAGTCAGTGGGTGGGCTTGAATGGAGAGGTAGTTGGCTTGGAGAGGTGAATGGAGAGTTTGTTGGAGGAGTGTTTTTGGTTCATTTATCAAATTTTTAGCTTGGAGAGCTTagtagagaggctgttggagatgcttttACTGGGTTTGGGCTTGAGCTTGAAAACTCGGCCACTATATCAACTGGTCAAGAGATATAAGCCCATATATATACGCTAGTATGGAGATTTCACCATGAACGTCCTACTACTACTCAGAAATCATACTAGTACACATAACAATCCAATTCAGTATCCAACTAGCTCAATTTATTTGTTCCAACAGCATCACATGTACTGTATATGCACAAGGATCACACAGCTAGCACCAGTTAAGCTCGTCCCAGCGCCACACGAAAATGTAACCAAGGACGGTCGCGATCCTCACTTCTAGCTACTACAACCAATATACATAGTACatactgcaaatctgcaatctGCAAAGCGCTGCAACACCACACGCGACAGATACTTCATCATCAGGTGCCCTCCGCCCCGGACATCTTGCTCAGCCTGCTGGGCTGCTTGGAGTccttgccgccggccaccgcctgctgcctctgcctcgccgcgccgcggcaCCGGCTCGTCGTTGTCGGCCCGTACAGCGCCCGctgcgccaccgcgccggcgtACAGGTCCACCCTCgacttgccgccgccaccgccgccgccgccgatgccgtcgGAGCCCTGGCTGATGATCTTCTTCGtcgtctggtggtggtggccaccgTGATGATCAGCAGCTGACGCCTCCATGTCGTCCTGATGCGAAAACACTAATTGCGAGTGGTGCAAGTGAGATCTAGCTAGTAGTGTGAGATACAACGCACGATGCGTGGGAGCCGGAATTTATAGTGGCTTGGGGGTTGAAACTTCCCAAGGGGAAAGGAATCTGGCGACGTGTGGATGTGGTGTTCGCTTGCATTGGTAGGAGAAGGCACTGAGGTATGTGTGGAGacctttttctgttttttggctttttttggGTCTTAGTCGCTTCAGGGGATGGTAAACAACACTCTAAATTTTAAGCCCAAGGTATCCACGTGTGAGCCTTAGTTCATCTTAAGCTCACGAGAACCCtcggtggtggactggtggtatCGTAGTAGGTCCGGCTAGATTACACCGTACGTAGTGACTTCATCTTTCATAAAATGATCAATTCTAGATTTCGGCCAGCTGGAGACCTTCCCCCGACAATCTTAaggcaattttatttttttttacgaaacacTGTGATTTCGCGGTTTTGGTCATGTTCCCATCACTGTGActtttaagaaattttggaaaagTTACTCTAAACATGAAAACAAGCTCATGGACACCACATCCAttagaatatttatttatgattgaataggagagagaaacctTGTGAAATTTCTAAAGTATCCCTGTACCCACTTGTCAGTTCTTCAATCACGGGTCTGGTTTTTATTATGGTTTGGTTACTATTTGACCTATTCAGAATTCGGCACTTTCCTCTTCGTTATCAGGTCAATCCAAAACGAGGAGTGGGGAGATGAGTGAGGGCTTGAGGAATTCGGCAAGGAACggccatgatgatgatgactgaGCACGTCCCATGGTGTAACTGTTTCGTACATGGCTGAAGCAAGTATTGAGAAGAACTAAAGCGATGGGAACATGACCGACAAAGGCACTATCCCGAAGGAGAGATAAACATCGGTGGTGAGCTCCGGCGGTGAATATGACCAAGGGAGCGCATCAAAGCGTGTTATCGGACGATATATTCCATTTTTCTAGAACTTGTTGATGGATGTGGAGCAGAGGTGGTAGCGTCTATGGCGGCCATCCATGGcgaagaagaggaagggaaAGTTGAGGGCAAACCCTCAACGAAGCGATGAGGAGGCCAGGGTGCAGGAGTGTCCCAGTGACTAGCGATGACATTTTAGAACTTAGAGGCTTACAATAATGCCCTATGTGTGAAAGAgaaagatagagatagagagatggGAGACCTGATATGTGGATCTAGGGAGGCTTACAATCAGAACTTTCACACGGTTTTACTCTACTGTTCAACCAGAAACAAATATTCTAATGGTCGTGGTGTTCACGAGTTAATTTTCACGTTCATCGAGTGCCTTCACCCAGAAGTTACTTCATGCGATGTTCTACAGTTAATATCGCGAAGTCataatgtcctgtagcaaaatttttcaaaattcaattGATGATTATATAACCGTATGAGCGTAAAGGGTCTTTCCCACTTGGTGATAGACTCCCCAACTTATATCTTTGGACTTTTTCCAATTCCACAACCAATTACTGTGGGACTATTTAACATTAACCATGCAATTTTTTCAAGATTCATGCTTAATTTGAGCTCCGATACACTGCTAGTGGTGGCACCAAATTGTGATAAGGCTAGTATAGCTAGGACTTGAGCCTTAGGCTAAATGCATGATGcataatttatctcaaaatttaGTAAAAGTTTTGAAGATAAATGATGCAAAATGCATCAAGTTAATTCAGCCCTCCTCTTAAAGATTTCTTGTCTCACAACTGTACGTCGTCGTAGATGCCCTTACATATGTGCAATGACATGTCGTAGAGTGTGGAGAGGCGGCCATTTTGAACCAATGACAGTTACTTGAACAGTTGTAACAGATGCGTCCATTTTATGCAGGTTGCGATGGATCCACCAGCGGCAGCCAGAGAGCAGATCTTTTTATCTTCTCATGGTCACCCCGGAGGTTTATTCTTTGGAGATCTCGAAAGGATAAGAAAATGTGGTAACGCAAGGTcggtggagaagagaaggaatCAGGGGTTTCTCTCTGAAAGGGAGTTTCTCAACTTTCTTGGCCTATGATGAAGAGGATCATTTCATGCCAATAGGCAGACGGCAGAAAAGGCCTCAATGATGAAAAAGGGGGCTCAGGGCT
Proteins encoded in this window:
- the LOC127760170 gene encoding cysteine-rich receptor-like protein kinase 15 — encoded protein: MLNLLLLLVLTTSWPPAASGQDASSATVSPLNTHCNATAGTNHTAGSAYLSNLRALGGALSRRAFATGFASGSYGAAPDEVHGLVLCRGDFTGGNCTDGLASAFRDAAAQFCPGAADATVYYDQYMIRYTNDGRLLSDPGDNEPLWSGKNMNEVTGADAAARFMAKATELMNRTADLAAFGSPPSSSSPSRYATGETWFDEQGVSVVYGLVQCTPDLTGEQCRSCLAGIIAQMPKLFGDASSRPVGGRILGVRCNLRYEKDVFFKETSTTIKLNMPKKGLSTMLKIVIFGVPCLVLIISVVLLRPYIVKEIRELLLQRDLVILEREIVSESDERFSLFKFSKIKDATDNFSRENKLGEGGFGHVYKGFKEFKNEIKLIACLQHRNLVRLLGCCIKSKERILVYEYMPNGSLDGLIFEEEVKPNWHVRRHIIEGIAEGLLYIHDYAHACIVHRDLKPSNILLDHEMNPKISDFGIARICLSSVTESNTTTAIGTFGYIAPEYCSQNVYSTKSDVFSFGILVLEIISGKRAVGSYKLSGRSYELRRYAWQLWKEERCDELVDPSLGEDYQEMDIIRCIQVALLCVQDSAEDRPTMHDVTTMLSNGNRRLLMPAQPGSFNIDIGDPEEL
- the LOC127770758 gene encoding uncharacterized protein LOC127770758, yielding MTIFFFFGTHISAFYITFFLIILLPLFPKLFLLAAVVPARGDGGAAVAARGDGGAAVAARGDDGAAVFVPDDDGATVAGCDDDGAFLLMATLLLIARLPTRHPPSLFVPKILQTRLANNDGIVAAVV